The sequence ACAAGATCGGGCCAAGGATAGGAAGATCGGCCAGGCCAGGAATGGGCATGAAGGGCACTGCCGGCCCAGGCAGACGAACAAACGGTGCACCGAGAAACGATGAGAGATCGGTACAGAGTAACGCCAGTACAAAACCAACTGCCGTTTGTGATTGGCCTAGGGTCAGGCTGAACACCCCCAGGACGGCCGCCACCAACGCGCCAACCAAGGCTGCCGCAGCAAAGCCGAGGATCAGGTTTTGGGTGGTGAGCGCAACAGCGAAGCCCGTCATCGCCGCCAACAGCATCGTCCCATCAAGCGAGAGGTTGATGACGCCAGCCCGCTCACTGAGGGTCTCACCCATTGCTGCAATCACCAGTGGTGCTGCTGCCGCCAATACCGCAGCGATGTCAATCCATAGTTGTTCCATAGCAATTTGTACGTTACTACCAATATAACGGTACCGAACAATGACCATCGGGACAGATCACTGTCGGATACGAGTTGCCAACGCGAACAGCACCAGCGCCCCTTGAAGCACACCGGCAATGGCGCTATCAATCCCTAGCGTTAAGGGTAACTGAATACTGCCTACAGTAAAAGCGGCAAAAGCAACTGTAATTGGTAACAGCCAGCGCGGATTTGCACGCGCCAGGAGCGCGACCAACAAGCCTAGCAAGCCGATCCCGCTTGAAATATTAGGAATTAAGGCATGATGGACAGCAACCACTTGCAACATACCGGCAATTCCGGCCAATGCCCCACAGGCAGCGAAGGTTTCGGCCATACGTCGTGCAGTGGCTATGCCCAACCGTTCAGAAGCTGCCGGATTCAGCCCTACCGCCCGTACTTCCAGCCCCCAGCGGGTCTGAGTTAACGTCCACCAAACGATAACCAGTGCCAGCAAAGCGATCACCGGTGCGGCCGGCGCCAGCCGTAGACGGTCAATGGTTGGCAACCAGAGTTCGCGGGGAAGCAGATCGGTTCCCGACAACGAAGCCGAGGACTGACGTCGCCAGGGACCGAGCACCATGTAGAGAGCTAATCCGCCGGCAAGAAAATTCATACCCAGGCCGGCAAAAATTTC comes from Chloroflexus sp. Y-396-1 and encodes:
- a CDS encoding ABC transporter permease, which translates into the protein MKRVAVLTQPLLALVAAFVLTTLVLLSTGVSPLEAYRLVIFGAFSTPVRLSDMIMLAAPLLLCAVGLSITFAGGLYNLGVEGQMIVGAIAAMVPLRLWPDWPPLLLWLIAALSGAAGGALWALMIGILRRYAGVSEIFAGLGMNFLAGGLALYMVLGPWRRQSSASLSGTDLLPRELWLPTIDRLRLAPAAPVIALLALVIVWWTLTQTRWGLEVRAVGLNPAASERLGIATARRMAETFAACGALAGIAGMLQVVAVHHALIPNISSGIGLLGLLVALLARANPRWLLPITVAFAAFTVGSIQLPLTLGIDSAIAGVLQGALVLFALATRIRQ